From a single Pyxidicoccus xibeiensis genomic region:
- a CDS encoding GPW/gp25 family protein, producing MTNFGFPFRLDGRGRTATADTDDHIKQLIEQLLFTSPGERINRPAFGTAVRQMVFSPLSDEIASATQFMIQGALQQWLGDVIQVNAVDVRAVDSVLQVTVQYVVRRTQQRQVTQITREV from the coding sequence ATGACGAACTTCGGCTTTCCCTTCCGCCTCGATGGCCGCGGCCGCACCGCCACCGCCGACACGGACGACCACATCAAGCAGCTCATCGAGCAGCTCCTCTTCACGTCCCCGGGCGAGCGCATCAACCGCCCCGCCTTCGGCACCGCCGTGCGGCAGATGGTCTTCTCGCCCCTGAGCGACGAGATTGCCTCCGCCACGCAGTTCATGATCCAGGGCGCGCTGCAGCAGTGGCTGGGGGACGTCATCCAGGTGAACGCGGTGGACGTGCGGGCCGTGGACTCGGTGCTCCAGGTGACGGTGCAGTACGTCGTCCGGCGCACCCAGCAGCGGCAGGTCACGCAGATCACCCGCGAGGTCTGA
- a CDS encoding DUF4280 domain-containing protein, which yields MPGFLLHMGATVMCAHAGQAQPAVTNPRVRVSGQPTVVQSNMYTVSACPFTTPGGPMPCITAQWTVAATRVRSGGQPLLLQDSQAICTPNGTPLMVTVTQVRARGM from the coding sequence ATGCCCGGCTTCCTGCTCCACATGGGCGCCACGGTGATGTGCGCGCACGCCGGCCAGGCCCAGCCCGCGGTCACCAACCCGCGCGTGCGGGTGTCCGGCCAGCCCACCGTCGTCCAGTCCAACATGTACACGGTGAGCGCCTGCCCCTTCACCACCCCTGGCGGCCCGATGCCGTGCATCACCGCGCAGTGGACGGTGGCCGCCACGCGGGTGCGCTCCGGAGGCCAGCCGCTGCTGCTGCAGGACAGCCAGGCCATCTGTACGCCCAACGGCACTCCGCTGATGGTCACCGTCACGCAGGTGCGGGCCAGGGGGATGTGA
- a CDS encoding phage baseplate assembly protein V, whose protein sequence is MNRYFGKFRGRIVNNVDPLMLGRVQVGVPAVLGDGTLSWAMPCTPFAGPQVGMFALPPVGANVWVEFEGGDPDYPIWTGCFWGTGEVPAQPAIEAMKVFKTNGVTLTVNELPGAGGVTLEVMPPVVATPLKIVLGPSGIEISNGAAKIALTPASVSINDGALEVV, encoded by the coding sequence ATGAATCGCTACTTCGGGAAGTTCCGTGGCCGCATCGTCAACAACGTGGACCCGCTGATGCTGGGGCGCGTCCAGGTGGGCGTGCCGGCGGTGCTGGGCGACGGGACGCTGAGCTGGGCCATGCCCTGCACGCCCTTCGCGGGCCCGCAGGTGGGGATGTTCGCCCTGCCTCCCGTCGGCGCCAACGTCTGGGTGGAGTTCGAGGGCGGCGACCCGGACTACCCCATCTGGACCGGCTGCTTCTGGGGCACGGGCGAGGTGCCCGCGCAGCCCGCCATCGAAGCGATGAAGGTCTTCAAGACGAACGGCGTCACCCTCACGGTGAACGAGCTGCCGGGCGCCGGCGGCGTCACCCTGGAGGTGATGCCTCCGGTGGTGGCGACGCCGCTCAAAATCGTCCTCGGCCCTTCGGGCATCGAGATCTCCAACGGCGCCGCGAAGATTGCGCTGACGCCCGCGAGCGTGAGCATCAACGACGGCGCGCTGGAGGTGGTCTGA
- a CDS encoding LysM domain-containing protein, whose amino-acid sequence MLELKSRYHNLETATYTSPSGRTIAYKRRRFIAQPSELLTLSEVLPVEGERLDLLAARTLGDPEQYWRICDANHALSPFELERTPEQLVRIPMPRP is encoded by the coding sequence ATGCTGGAGCTGAAGAGCCGCTACCACAACCTGGAGACCGCGACGTACACGAGTCCGTCGGGGCGGACCATCGCCTACAAGCGGCGCCGCTTCATCGCGCAGCCGTCGGAGCTGCTCACGCTGAGCGAGGTGCTGCCGGTGGAGGGCGAGCGGCTGGACCTGCTCGCCGCCCGCACGCTCGGGGACCCCGAGCAGTACTGGCGCATCTGCGACGCCAACCACGCCCTGAGCCCCTTCGAGCTGGAGCGCACGCCGGAGCAGCTCGTGCGCATCCCCATGCCGCGCCCCTGA